Proteins encoded by one window of Cloacibacillus sp.:
- a CDS encoding glycerol dehydrogenase gives MSNIIIAPGKYVQGKGELSKLGGYVEKLGAKPFILVSPSGMKRVKEPITRSFGATPLVFEEFCGECSKKEINRLIEKMGGCDVVIGVGGGKILDTVKAVAYYAKKPVVIVPTIASTDAPCSALSVIYTDEGVFEEYLFLPANPNLVLVDTDVVAAAPARLLVSGMGDALATYFEARAVKASDSGTCAGGKATNAAISLAKLCYDTLIENGLRAKLAVERHVCTKAVENIIEANTFLSGIGFESGGLAAAHAVHNGLTVLEASHQFYHGEKVAFGTLVQLVLEDAPTEEIEEVIDFCLDVDLPVCLEDIGIINPKPEEIMAVAEATCVPSETIHSMPFEVTADKVFAAIMGADALGRFYKGK, from the coding sequence ATGTCAAACATCATTATCGCTCCCGGTAAATATGTACAGGGCAAAGGTGAACTATCAAAGTTGGGCGGCTATGTGGAAAAACTCGGCGCGAAGCCCTTTATACTCGTAAGCCCCTCCGGTATGAAGCGGGTAAAAGAGCCCATCACGCGGAGCTTCGGCGCGACGCCGCTGGTCTTTGAAGAATTCTGCGGCGAGTGCAGCAAAAAAGAGATAAACCGCCTCATTGAGAAGATGGGCGGCTGCGACGTCGTCATCGGCGTCGGCGGCGGCAAGATACTCGATACCGTGAAGGCCGTCGCCTACTACGCGAAGAAACCCGTCGTCATCGTGCCGACGATCGCCTCGACAGACGCGCCGTGCAGCGCGCTCTCCGTCATCTACACCGACGAGGGCGTCTTTGAGGAATACCTCTTCCTGCCCGCGAATCCCAACCTTGTGCTCGTCGACACCGACGTCGTCGCGGCGGCGCCCGCGCGCCTGCTTGTCAGCGGCATGGGCGACGCGCTCGCGACCTACTTCGAGGCCCGCGCCGTAAAGGCCTCCGATTCCGGCACCTGCGCCGGCGGCAAGGCGACAAACGCCGCCATCTCGCTCGCGAAGCTCTGCTACGACACGCTGATCGAAAACGGCCTCCGCGCCAAGCTCGCCGTTGAGCGCCACGTCTGCACCAAAGCTGTAGAAAACATCATCGAAGCCAATACATTCCTCAGCGGCATCGGCTTTGAAAGCGGCGGCCTCGCCGCGGCGCACGCCGTGCATAATGGCCTGACCGTACTTGAGGCGAGCCACCAGTTCTATCACGGCGAGAAGGTCGCCTTTGGCACGCTTGTGCAGCTTGTGCTCGAAGACGCGCCGACGGAAGAGATCGAAGAGGTCATCGACTTCTGTCTCGACGTCGATCTGCCCGTATGCCTTGAGGATATCGGCATCATCAACCCGAAGCCCGAGGAGATCATGGCGGTGGCGGAGGCGACCTGCGTGCCCTCCGAGACGATCCACTCCATGCCCTTCGAGGTGACGGCGGACAAAGTCTTCGCCGCGATCATGGGCGCGGACGCCCTCGGACGCTTCTACAAGGGCAAATAA
- a CDS encoding histidine phosphatase family protein codes for MAEKKRIYLMRHAKPELPMNGRIYYGQTDYPLAPQGVAAAKEVGEYLKGKITFDYLYASDMIRAQQTAKLAAPYLPINTVPALREVNLGEWEGRGYDEVREQFREIYEARGVKFAEVAPPGGETFRELQRRTVPAFEEIESAHEGGSILIVAHGAAIWSIMARYFGFDLNDMFFFPQDYCGIHVVEPAGGRMRLCQYNWLPLLKAAG; via the coding sequence ATGGCTGAAAAAAAACGCATATACCTGATGAGGCACGCGAAGCCCGAGCTGCCGATGAACGGCCGGATATATTACGGACAGACCGACTACCCGCTGGCCCCTCAGGGGGTTGCGGCGGCGAAAGAGGTTGGCGAATACCTCAAGGGTAAAATCACCTTTGATTATCTGTACGCGAGCGATATGATACGCGCGCAGCAGACGGCGAAACTCGCGGCCCCTTACCTTCCGATAAATACGGTCCCCGCGCTGCGCGAGGTGAACCTCGGCGAGTGGGAGGGACGCGGCTACGACGAGGTGCGGGAGCAGTTCCGTGAGATATATGAGGCGCGCGGCGTGAAGTTCGCCGAGGTCGCTCCTCCCGGCGGCGAGACCTTCCGTGAGCTGCAGAGGCGCACGGTGCCCGCCTTCGAGGAGATAGAGTCGGCGCATGAAGGCGGCAGCATCCTCATTGTGGCGCACGGCGCCGCGATCTGGAGCATCATGGCGCGTTATTTTGGTTTCGATCTCAACGACATGTTCTTCTTCCCGCAGGACTACTGCGGCATACACGTCGTTGAGCCGGCAGGCGGACGTATGCGGCTCTGTCAATATAACTGGCTGCCGCTGCTCAAAGCGGCGGGGTAA
- a CDS encoding tetratricopeptide repeat protein, translating into MRRNRGGITTVLVIIIVVAMLAATAWLVLETLRKRSAEQGLSYLQSGDYTQAALCLERAARYSLRPDASVLFHLAEARLKLGGLAEAKGGFERVISLEPRNAAARYELGKIYIGEKNFGAARSEITALEEIGTEEAKEYADELKGAIQTGAVKGFFNELLKKILPGGVPDALKNAVPETEE; encoded by the coding sequence ATGAGGAGAAATAGGGGCGGTATAACTACGGTCCTGGTGATAATAATAGTTGTCGCGATGCTTGCCGCGACGGCCTGGCTCGTGTTGGAGACTCTGAGAAAGCGCAGCGCCGAACAGGGGCTGTCCTATCTGCAAAGCGGCGACTATACCCAGGCGGCGCTCTGCCTGGAGAGGGCGGCGCGCTATTCTCTGCGCCCCGACGCGTCGGTACTCTTCCACCTTGCCGAGGCGCGGCTGAAACTTGGCGGCCTCGCGGAGGCGAAGGGCGGCTTTGAACGGGTGATCTCTCTTGAGCCGCGGAACGCCGCCGCAAGATATGAGCTTGGAAAAATATATATCGGAGAAAAGAACTTCGGGGCGGCGAGGTCTGAGATTACGGCGCTCGAGGAGATCGGTACGGAAGAGGCGAAGGAATACGCCGACGAACTTAAGGGAGCGATCCAGACCGGGGCCGTGAAGGGTTTCTTCAACGAACTCCTGAAAAAGATACTCCCAGGCGGCGTTCCCGACGCGTTGAAAAACGCCGTGCCGGAGACCGAAGAATAA